The sequence CGCCTGGTGCGTGCCCTGCAAGATGATCGCCCCGACCCTCGAGGAGCTGGGCGCCGAGTTCGCCGGCAAGGCGCGCATCGCCAAGGTCAACGTCGACGAGAACAAGGCGACCGCCGGCCGCTACGGCATCCGGGGCATCCCGACGCTGCTGCTCTTCAAGGGCGGCGAGCTCAAGGAGCAGCTCGTGGGCGTGCACTCCCGCCAGGAGATCGCCCAGCTGATCACCAAGCACCTGTAGGCCGGCGGGCGTCAGCGATGTCCGAAGGCTGGCTGGAGCGGGGCGCCAGGGTCCTGCTCGACAACT is a genomic window of bacterium containing:
- the trxA gene encoding thioredoxin, with product MAENTFAATDGNFEQEVLKSAVPVLVDFWAAWCVPCKMIAPTLEELGAEFAGKARIAKVNVDENKATAGRYGIRGIPTLLLFKGGELKEQLVGVHSRQEIAQLITKHL